Part of the Weissella coleopterorum genome is shown below.
TTATAAAATTTTTAATAAAATTTTTAGTATTTCCGGCAATTGATGTGTATAGTAACTGAATGACCATATTAGAAACTCCTTGATGAATATAATAGTATAAAGATACTCCATTTAAAATGAATAAACAACTATTATTAAAAATAACATAACGGAATGTTATGTTATTTTTTTTGAGATAATCGTTTAAAAATGGCTTTAAAATAGCTTTTACAAGTTGTTTTAAATTCCATATCATTAAAGAAAATAAATTTTAATATTGCTTTATGTTATTTTCGCCAGTATACTAAAGAGCATAAAGTATGATGAGAAAAATTAAAATTATTAATGGAGATGGAGGAATTTATTTATGTCAGTAACAGTTTATACTAAAAATAATTGTGTGCAATGTATGATGACTAAAAAAACCTTATTACAGTATGAGGTTGATTTTATTGAAAAGAATGTTGAAGAAGACACTGCAGCAATGGACTTTTTAAAAAATGAAGGTTATCAAGCTGTTCCAGTTATCTTCGTAGATCAACAAGAACCGATTAAGGGATTTCGACCAGACTTATTAAAAAAATTACGTATTGCAATCTAAGCTAATATGAGGTTAATGAAGTTAATTGACTATTTCACAAAGAGGGTCAGCATTGTATTTTACGAGCGGCCTTTTTTGTTTGAAGCAATGTAACAGGGGGCAACTGGAATGGCATTGGATACACTAAATCAAGATGAAGTAACATATTTTGATTTGAATAATGAATTAAATATTCCTAAAAATGGGACGATTCAAATTGATAAGGATCATGAAGCTTTGGAAGCTTTTTTGAAAGAAAATGTTATTCCGAATACGCTTAAGTTTGAATCATTAAAAGATCGTTTTGATTATTTATTAAAAAATGAATTTGTTGCTGCAACAATGCTTGAACAGTATGATTTTAATTTTATTGAGAAAATGTATCATTTTTTACGGGAAGCAAATTTTAAATTTAAATCCTTTATGGCCGCGTATAAATTTTATGCACAATATGCACTAAAGACCAATGACCAACGTTTTTATGTTGAGAATTATATTGATCGAGTTGCGATGAATGCATTATTTTATGCCAATGGGAATGAATCATTGGCAATGAACTTAGCTAATGAAATGATTCATCAACGTTATCAACCAGCCACGCCATCATTTCTAAATGCGGGTAAGGCCCGCCGTGGTGAACTAGTTTCGTGTTTTGTATTACAGACCACAGACGATATGAATTCAATTGGTCGAGTCATTAATTCAGCGCTTCAATTGTCAAAAATGGGTGGTGGTGTTGGAATTAATTTATCTAATTTACGTGAAGCAGGATCGACGATTAAGGGTATTACTAATGCGGCTTCGGGTGTTGTTCCGGTAATGAAATTATTGGAAGATTCGTTTAGCTACTCTAATCAAATGGGGCAACGTCAAGGAGCAGGTGTAGTATACTTGTCTGTATTTCATCCAGATATTATGCAATTCTTAGCAACTAAAAAGGAAAATGCGGATGAAAAGATTCGGGTTAAGACACTTTCTTTAGGCCTTACAGTACCTGATAAATTTTATGAATTAATTAAGCAAGATGCTATGATGTATTTATTTTCACCATACGATGTTGAACGAGAATATGGAAAACCATTTAATTATATTGATTTGAGTGCTGAATATG
Proteins encoded:
- the nrdH gene encoding glutaredoxin-like protein NrdH — its product is MSVTVYTKNNCVQCMMTKKTLLQYEVDFIEKNVEEDTAAMDFLKNEGYQAVPVIFVDQQEPIKGFRPDLLKKLRIAI